Proteins co-encoded in one Xiphophorus hellerii strain 12219 chromosome 10, Xiphophorus_hellerii-4.1, whole genome shotgun sequence genomic window:
- the fgf21 gene encoding fibroblast growth factor 21 has translation MFLFPIKRPSCPFPFLFLILSLPFFSSSFYIPESNPIFAFRNQLREVHLYTENHRRGLYVEIHLDGRVTGSDAQSPYSVLQIKSVKPGHVVIKGQTSSLFLCMDDSGNLRGQTNYDEADCSFRELLLADGYTRFLNSQHGVPLSLASRNSPDRHSVPFTRFLPLRNTLTVSEESTKTQRDFNLDSDDLLGMGQNVVVSPQLFVD, from the exons atgtttttgtttccaattAAACGCCCTTCCTGCCCGTTCCCCTTCCTTTTCTTAATCCTCTCTCTTCCCTTTTTCTCTTCCTCGTTTTACATCCCAGAATCCAACCCAATCTTTGCCTTCAGGAATCAGCTCAGAGAGGTGCATCTCTACACAG aaaatcACAGACGGGGGTTGTATGTGGAGATACATCTGGATGGGAGAGTGACTGGAAGTGATGCTCAGAGTCCTTATA GTGTGTTGCAGATAAAGTCTGTTAAACCGGGTCATGTGGTCATAAAGGGACAGACATCGTCCCTGTTCCTCTGCATGGACGACTCCGGGAATCTAAGAGGACAG ACAAACTATGACGAGGCTGACTGCTCCTTCAGGGAACTGCTGCTGGCCGATGGCTACACCCGTTTCCTGAACTCACAACATGGCGTTCCTTTATCACTGGCATCCAGAAACTCTCCAGATCGACACTCCGTTCCTTTCACAAGATTTTTACCTCTCAGGAATACTTTAACGGTTTCAGAAGAATCAACAAAAACTCAGAGGGACTTCAACCTGGACTCGGATGACCTTCTCGGGATGGGACAGAACGTGGTGGTTAGTCCTCAGCTGTTCGTGGACTAA